Proteins encoded within one genomic window of Spodoptera frugiperda isolate SF20-4 chromosome 7, AGI-APGP_CSIRO_Sfru_2.0, whole genome shotgun sequence:
- the LOC118265676 gene encoding putative uncharacterized protein DDB_G0282499 isoform X48: protein MRALLLFFVLAIFAMASAQRGKGNNPGQVHFVDNANPGQGRLWGNNRPTPVQFVDNNNPGGVNFVNNPYDNNPGQVNFVNNDPSNPSGVNFVNTNPSNPSGVNFVNNNPNDPSAVNFVDGNPDQVVITNPDPFFGQPSYPQRPGECLQQTI from the exons CTTTTCTTCGTGTTGGCGATCTTTGCCATGGCTTCGGCTCAGAGAG gCAAGGGCAACAACCCTGGGCAAG TTCACTTCGTGGACAATGCAAACCCTGGCCAAG GCAGGTTATGGGGTAATAACAGACCGACACCCG TGCAATTTGTGGACAACAACAACCCGGGCGGTG TGAACTTTGTCAACAACCCATATGACAACAACCCCGGTCAAG taAACTTTGTCAACAACGACCCTAGTAATCCATCTGGCG ttaatttcgtcAACACCAACCCTAGTAATCCGTCTGGCG tgAACTTTGTGAACAACAACCCCAACGACCCGTCTGCTG TGAATTTCGTAGATGGCAACCCTGACCAAG ttgTGATCACCAACC ccGACCCATTCTTCGGCCAGCCCTCATACCCTC aacGCCCTGGTGAGTGTCTTCAGCAGACTATTTAA
- the LOC118265676 gene encoding variant surface antigen E isoform X34, whose translation MRALLLFFVLAIFAMASAQRGKGNNPGQVHFVDNANPGQGRLWGNNRPTPVQFVDNNNPGGVNFVNNPYDNNPGQVNFVNNDPSNPSGVNFVNTNPSNPSGVNFVNNDPSNPSGVNFVNNNPNDPSAVNFVDGNPDQVVITNPDPFFGQPSYPQRPGECLQQTI comes from the exons CTTTTCTTCGTGTTGGCGATCTTTGCCATGGCTTCGGCTCAGAGAG gCAAGGGCAACAACCCTGGGCAAG TTCACTTCGTGGACAATGCAAACCCTGGCCAAG GCAGGTTATGGGGTAATAACAGACCGACACCCG TGCAATTTGTGGACAACAACAACCCGGGCGGTG TGAACTTTGTCAACAACCCATATGACAACAACCCCGGTCAAG taAACTTTGTCAACAACGACCCTAGTAATCCATCTGGCG ttaatttcgtcAACACCAACCCTAGTAATCCGTCTGGCG tgAACTTTGTCAACAACGACCCTAGTAATCCAAGCGGCG tgAACTTTGTGAACAACAACCCCAACGACCCGTCTGCTG TGAATTTCGTAGATGGCAACCCTGACCAAG ttgTGATCACCAACC ccGACCCATTCTTCGGCCAGCCCTCATACCCTC aacGCCCTGGTGAGTGTCTTCAGCAGACTATTTAA
- the LOC118265676 gene encoding uncharacterized protein DDB_G0287625 isoform X40, which translates to MRALLLFFVLAIFAMASAQRGKGNNPGQVHFVDNANPGQGRLWGNNRPTPVQFVDNNNPGGVNFVNNPYDNNPGQVNFVNSDPNNPSGVNFVNNDPSNPSGVNFVNTNPSNPSGVNFVNNNPNDPSAVVITNPDPFFGQPSYPQRPGECLQQTI; encoded by the exons CTTTTCTTCGTGTTGGCGATCTTTGCCATGGCTTCGGCTCAGAGAG gCAAGGGCAACAACCCTGGGCAAG TTCACTTCGTGGACAATGCAAACCCTGGCCAAG GCAGGTTATGGGGTAATAACAGACCGACACCCG TGCAATTTGTGGACAACAACAACCCGGGCGGTG TGAACTTTGTCAACAACCCATATGACAACAACCCCGGTCAAG taaactttGTGAACAGCGACCCGAATAACCCAAGCGGCG taAACTTTGTCAACAACGACCCTAGTAATCCATCTGGCG ttaatttcgtcAACACCAACCCTAGTAATCCGTCTGGCG tgAACTTTGTGAACAACAACCCCAACGACCCGTCTGCTG ttgTGATCACCAACC ccGACCCATTCTTCGGCCAGCCCTCATACCCTC aacGCCCTGGTGAGTGTCTTCAGCAGACTATTTAA
- the LOC118265676 gene encoding sporozoite surface protein 2 isoform X23 produces the protein MRALLLFFVLAIFAMASAQRGKGNNPGQVHFVDNANPGQGRLWGNNRPTPVQFVDNNNPGGVNFVNNPYDNNPGQVNFVNSDPNNPSGVNFVNNDPSNPSGVNFVNTNPSNPSGVNFVNNNPSNPSGVNFVNNNPNDPSAVVITNPDPFFGQPSYPQRPGECLQQTI, from the exons CTTTTCTTCGTGTTGGCGATCTTTGCCATGGCTTCGGCTCAGAGAG gCAAGGGCAACAACCCTGGGCAAG TTCACTTCGTGGACAATGCAAACCCTGGCCAAG GCAGGTTATGGGGTAATAACAGACCGACACCCG TGCAATTTGTGGACAACAACAACCCGGGCGGTG TGAACTTTGTCAACAACCCATATGACAACAACCCCGGTCAAG taaactttGTGAACAGCGACCCGAATAACCCAAGCGGCG taAACTTTGTCAACAACGACCCTAGTAATCCATCTGGCG ttaatttcgtcAACACCAACCCTAGTAATCCGTCTGGCG tgAACTTTGTCAACAACAACCCGAGTAATCCGAGCGGTG tgAACTTTGTGAACAACAACCCCAACGACCCGTCTGCTG ttgTGATCACCAACC ccGACCCATTCTTCGGCCAGCCCTCATACCCTC aacGCCCTGGTGAGTGTCTTCAGCAGACTATTTAA
- the LOC118265676 gene encoding sporozoite surface protein 2 isoform X38, which translates to MRALLLFFVLAIFAMASAQRGKGNNPGQVHFVDNANPGQGRLWGNNRPTPVQFVDNNNPGGVNFVNNPYDNNPGQVNFVNSDPNNPSGVNFVNNDPSNPSGVNFVNNNPSNPSGVNFVNNNPSNPSGVVITNPDPFFGQPSYPQRPGECLQQTI; encoded by the exons CTTTTCTTCGTGTTGGCGATCTTTGCCATGGCTTCGGCTCAGAGAG gCAAGGGCAACAACCCTGGGCAAG TTCACTTCGTGGACAATGCAAACCCTGGCCAAG GCAGGTTATGGGGTAATAACAGACCGACACCCG TGCAATTTGTGGACAACAACAACCCGGGCGGTG TGAACTTTGTCAACAACCCATATGACAACAACCCCGGTCAAG taaactttGTGAACAGCGACCCGAATAACCCAAGCGGCG taAACTTTGTCAACAACGACCCTAGTAATCCATCTGGCG tgAACTTTGTCAACAACAACCCGAGTAATCCGAGCGGTG tgAACTTTGTCAACAACAACCCCAGTAATCCGTCTGGCG ttgTGATCACCAACC ccGACCCATTCTTCGGCCAGCCCTCATACCCTC aacGCCCTGGTGAGTGTCTTCAGCAGACTATTTAA
- the LOC118265676 gene encoding sporozoite surface protein 2 isoform X19, producing the protein MRALLLFFVLAIFAMASAQRGRLWGNNRPTPVQFVDNNNPGGVNFVNNPYDNNPGQVNFVNSDPNNPSGVNFVNNDPSNPSGVNFVNTNPSNPSGVNFVNNDPSNPSGVNFVNNNPSNPSGVNFVNNNPNDPSAVNFVDGNPDQVVITNPDPFFGQPSYPQRPGECLQQTI; encoded by the exons CTTTTCTTCGTGTTGGCGATCTTTGCCATGGCTTCGGCTCAGAGAG GCAGGTTATGGGGTAATAACAGACCGACACCCG TGCAATTTGTGGACAACAACAACCCGGGCGGTG TGAACTTTGTCAACAACCCATATGACAACAACCCCGGTCAAG taaactttGTGAACAGCGACCCGAATAACCCAAGCGGCG taAACTTTGTCAACAACGACCCTAGTAATCCATCTGGCG ttaatttcgtcAACACCAACCCTAGTAATCCGTCTGGCG tgAACTTTGTCAACAACGACCCTAGTAATCCAAGCGGCG tgAACTTTGTCAACAACAACCCGAGTAATCCGAGCGGTG tgAACTTTGTGAACAACAACCCCAACGACCCGTCTGCTG TGAATTTCGTAGATGGCAACCCTGACCAAG ttgTGATCACCAACC ccGACCCATTCTTCGGCCAGCCCTCATACCCTC aacGCCCTGGTGAGTGTCTTCAGCAGACTATTTAA
- the LOC118265676 gene encoding uncharacterized protein DDB_G0287625 isoform X41, translating into MRALLLFFVLAIFAMASAQRGKGNNPGQVHFVDNANPGQGRLWGNNRPTPVQFVDNNNPGGVNFVNNPYDNNPGQVNFVNSDPNNPSGVNFVNNDPSNPSGVNFVNNNPSNPSGVNFVNNNPNDPSAVVITNPDPFFGQPSYPQRPGECLQQTI; encoded by the exons CTTTTCTTCGTGTTGGCGATCTTTGCCATGGCTTCGGCTCAGAGAG gCAAGGGCAACAACCCTGGGCAAG TTCACTTCGTGGACAATGCAAACCCTGGCCAAG GCAGGTTATGGGGTAATAACAGACCGACACCCG TGCAATTTGTGGACAACAACAACCCGGGCGGTG TGAACTTTGTCAACAACCCATATGACAACAACCCCGGTCAAG taaactttGTGAACAGCGACCCGAATAACCCAAGCGGCG taAACTTTGTCAACAACGACCCTAGTAATCCATCTGGCG tgAACTTTGTCAACAACAACCCGAGTAATCCGAGCGGTG tgAACTTTGTGAACAACAACCCCAACGACCCGTCTGCTG ttgTGATCACCAACC ccGACCCATTCTTCGGCCAGCCCTCATACCCTC aacGCCCTGGTGAGTGTCTTCAGCAGACTATTTAA
- the LOC118265676 gene encoding variant surface antigen E isoform X33, with translation MRALLLFFVLAIFAMASAQRGKGNNPGQVHFVDNANPGQGRLWGNNRPTPVQFVDNNNPGGVNFVNNPYDNNPGQVNFVNSDPNNPSGVNFVNTNPSNPSGVNFVNNDPSNPSGVNFVNNNPNDPSAVNFVDGNPDQVVITNPDPFFGQPSYPQRPGECLQQTI, from the exons CTTTTCTTCGTGTTGGCGATCTTTGCCATGGCTTCGGCTCAGAGAG gCAAGGGCAACAACCCTGGGCAAG TTCACTTCGTGGACAATGCAAACCCTGGCCAAG GCAGGTTATGGGGTAATAACAGACCGACACCCG TGCAATTTGTGGACAACAACAACCCGGGCGGTG TGAACTTTGTCAACAACCCATATGACAACAACCCCGGTCAAG taaactttGTGAACAGCGACCCGAATAACCCAAGCGGCG ttaatttcgtcAACACCAACCCTAGTAATCCGTCTGGCG tgAACTTTGTCAACAACGACCCTAGTAATCCAAGCGGCG tgAACTTTGTGAACAACAACCCCAACGACCCGTCTGCTG TGAATTTCGTAGATGGCAACCCTGACCAAG ttgTGATCACCAACC ccGACCCATTCTTCGGCCAGCCCTCATACCCTC aacGCCCTGGTGAGTGTCTTCAGCAGACTATTTAA
- the LOC118265676 gene encoding sporozoite surface protein 2 isoform X11 → MRALLLFFVLAIFAMASAQRGKGNNPGQVHFVDNANPGQGRLWGNNRPTPVQFVDNNNPGGVNFVNNPYDNNPGQVNFVNSDPNNPSGVNFVNNDPSNPSGVNFVNTNPSNPSGVNFVNNNPSNPSGVNFVNNNPSNPSGVNFVNNNPNDPSAVVITNPDPFFGQPSYPQRPGECLQQTI, encoded by the exons CTTTTCTTCGTGTTGGCGATCTTTGCCATGGCTTCGGCTCAGAGAG gCAAGGGCAACAACCCTGGGCAAG TTCACTTCGTGGACAATGCAAACCCTGGCCAAG GCAGGTTATGGGGTAATAACAGACCGACACCCG TGCAATTTGTGGACAACAACAACCCGGGCGGTG TGAACTTTGTCAACAACCCATATGACAACAACCCCGGTCAAG taaactttGTGAACAGCGACCCGAATAACCCAAGCGGCG taAACTTTGTCAACAACGACCCTAGTAATCCATCTGGCG ttaatttcgtcAACACCAACCCTAGTAATCCGTCTGGCG tgAACTTTGTCAACAACAACCCGAGTAATCCGAGCGGTG tgAACTTTGTCAACAACAACCCCAGTAATCCGTCTGGCG tgAACTTTGTGAACAACAACCCCAACGACCCGTCTGCTG ttgTGATCACCAACC ccGACCCATTCTTCGGCCAGCCCTCATACCCTC aacGCCCTGGTGAGTGTCTTCAGCAGACTATTTAA
- the LOC118265676 gene encoding variant surface antigen E isoform X21 — translation MRALLLFFVLAIFAMASAQRGKGNNPGQVHFVDNANPGQGRLWGNNRPTPVQFVDNNNPGGVNFVNNPYDNNPGQVNFVNSDPNNPSGVNFVNNDPSNPSGVNFVNTNPSNPSGVNFVNNDPSNPSGVNFVNNNPSNPSGVVITNPDPFFGQPSYPQRPGECLQQTI, via the exons CTTTTCTTCGTGTTGGCGATCTTTGCCATGGCTTCGGCTCAGAGAG gCAAGGGCAACAACCCTGGGCAAG TTCACTTCGTGGACAATGCAAACCCTGGCCAAG GCAGGTTATGGGGTAATAACAGACCGACACCCG TGCAATTTGTGGACAACAACAACCCGGGCGGTG TGAACTTTGTCAACAACCCATATGACAACAACCCCGGTCAAG taaactttGTGAACAGCGACCCGAATAACCCAAGCGGCG taAACTTTGTCAACAACGACCCTAGTAATCCATCTGGCG ttaatttcgtcAACACCAACCCTAGTAATCCGTCTGGCG tgAACTTTGTCAACAACGACCCTAGTAATCCAAGCGGCG tgAACTTTGTCAACAACAACCCCAGTAATCCGTCTGGCG ttgTGATCACCAACC ccGACCCATTCTTCGGCCAGCCCTCATACCCTC aacGCCCTGGTGAGTGTCTTCAGCAGACTATTTAA
- the LOC118265676 gene encoding putative uncharacterized protein DDB_G0282499 isoform X47: MRALLLFFVLAIFAMASAQRGKGNNPGQVHFVDNANPGQGRLWGNNRPTPVQFVDNNNPGGVNFVNNPYDNNPGQVNFVNSDPNNPSGVNFVNTNPSNPSGVNFVNNNPNDPSAVNFVDGNPDQVVITNPDPFFGQPSYPQRPGECLQQTI, translated from the exons CTTTTCTTCGTGTTGGCGATCTTTGCCATGGCTTCGGCTCAGAGAG gCAAGGGCAACAACCCTGGGCAAG TTCACTTCGTGGACAATGCAAACCCTGGCCAAG GCAGGTTATGGGGTAATAACAGACCGACACCCG TGCAATTTGTGGACAACAACAACCCGGGCGGTG TGAACTTTGTCAACAACCCATATGACAACAACCCCGGTCAAG taaactttGTGAACAGCGACCCGAATAACCCAAGCGGCG ttaatttcgtcAACACCAACCCTAGTAATCCGTCTGGCG tgAACTTTGTGAACAACAACCCCAACGACCCGTCTGCTG TGAATTTCGTAGATGGCAACCCTGACCAAG ttgTGATCACCAACC ccGACCCATTCTTCGGCCAGCCCTCATACCCTC aacGCCCTGGTGAGTGTCTTCAGCAGACTATTTAA
- the LOC118265676 gene encoding variant surface antigen E isoform X35, which produces MRALLLFFVLAIFAMASAQRGKGNNPGQVHFVDNANPGQGRLWGNNRPTPVQFVDNNNPGGVNFVNNPYDNNPGQVNFVNSDPNNPSGVNFVNNDPSNPSGVNFVNTNPSNPSGVNFVNNNPSNPSGVNFVDGNPDQVVITNPDPFFGQPSYPQRPGECLQQTI; this is translated from the exons CTTTTCTTCGTGTTGGCGATCTTTGCCATGGCTTCGGCTCAGAGAG gCAAGGGCAACAACCCTGGGCAAG TTCACTTCGTGGACAATGCAAACCCTGGCCAAG GCAGGTTATGGGGTAATAACAGACCGACACCCG TGCAATTTGTGGACAACAACAACCCGGGCGGTG TGAACTTTGTCAACAACCCATATGACAACAACCCCGGTCAAG taaactttGTGAACAGCGACCCGAATAACCCAAGCGGCG taAACTTTGTCAACAACGACCCTAGTAATCCATCTGGCG ttaatttcgtcAACACCAACCCTAGTAATCCGTCTGGCG tgAACTTTGTCAACAACAACCCCAGTAATCCGTCTGGCG TGAATTTCGTAGATGGCAACCCTGACCAAG ttgTGATCACCAACC ccGACCCATTCTTCGGCCAGCCCTCATACCCTC aacGCCCTGGTGAGTGTCTTCAGCAGACTATTTAA
- the LOC118265676 gene encoding AAC-rich mRNA clone AAC11 protein isoform X20 has protein sequence MRALLLFFVLAIFAMASAQRGKGNNPGQVHFVDNANPGQGRLWGNNRPTPVQFVDNNNPGGVNFVNNPYDNNPGQVNFVNSDPNNPSGVNFVNNDPSNPSGVNFVNTNPSNPSGVNFVNNNPSNPSGVNFVNNNPSNPSGVVITNPDPFFGQPSYPQRPGECLQQTI, from the exons CTTTTCTTCGTGTTGGCGATCTTTGCCATGGCTTCGGCTCAGAGAG gCAAGGGCAACAACCCTGGGCAAG TTCACTTCGTGGACAATGCAAACCCTGGCCAAG GCAGGTTATGGGGTAATAACAGACCGACACCCG TGCAATTTGTGGACAACAACAACCCGGGCGGTG TGAACTTTGTCAACAACCCATATGACAACAACCCCGGTCAAG taaactttGTGAACAGCGACCCGAATAACCCAAGCGGCG taAACTTTGTCAACAACGACCCTAGTAATCCATCTGGCG ttaatttcgtcAACACCAACCCTAGTAATCCGTCTGGCG tgAACTTTGTCAACAACAACCCGAGTAATCCGAGCGGTG tgAACTTTGTCAACAACAACCCCAGTAATCCGTCTGGCG ttgTGATCACCAACC ccGACCCATTCTTCGGCCAGCCCTCATACCCTC aacGCCCTGGTGAGTGTCTTCAGCAGACTATTTAA
- the LOC118265676 gene encoding variant surface antigen E isoform X36: MRALLLFFVLAIFAMASAQRGKGNNPGQVHFVDNANPGQGRLWGNNRPTPVQFVDNNNPGGVNFVNNPYDNNPGQVNFVNSDPNNPSGVNFVNNDPSNPSGVNFVNNNPSNPSGVNFVNNNPSNPSGVNFVDGNPDQVVITNPDPFFGQPSYPQRPGECLQQTI; this comes from the exons CTTTTCTTCGTGTTGGCGATCTTTGCCATGGCTTCGGCTCAGAGAG gCAAGGGCAACAACCCTGGGCAAG TTCACTTCGTGGACAATGCAAACCCTGGCCAAG GCAGGTTATGGGGTAATAACAGACCGACACCCG TGCAATTTGTGGACAACAACAACCCGGGCGGTG TGAACTTTGTCAACAACCCATATGACAACAACCCCGGTCAAG taaactttGTGAACAGCGACCCGAATAACCCAAGCGGCG taAACTTTGTCAACAACGACCCTAGTAATCCATCTGGCG tgAACTTTGTCAACAACAACCCGAGTAATCCGAGCGGTG tgAACTTTGTCAACAACAACCCCAGTAATCCGTCTGGCG TGAATTTCGTAGATGGCAACCCTGACCAAG ttgTGATCACCAACC ccGACCCATTCTTCGGCCAGCCCTCATACCCTC aacGCCCTGGTGAGTGTCTTCAGCAGACTATTTAA
- the LOC118265676 gene encoding variant surface antigen E isoform X42 encodes MRALLLFFVLAIFAMASAQRGKGNNPGQVHFVDNANPGQGRLWGNNRPTPVQFVDNNNPGGVNFVNNPYDNNPGQVNFVNSDPNNPSGVNFVNNNPSNPSGVNFVNNNPSNPSGVNFVNNNPNDPSAVVITNPDPFFGQPSYPQRPGECLQQTI; translated from the exons CTTTTCTTCGTGTTGGCGATCTTTGCCATGGCTTCGGCTCAGAGAG gCAAGGGCAACAACCCTGGGCAAG TTCACTTCGTGGACAATGCAAACCCTGGCCAAG GCAGGTTATGGGGTAATAACAGACCGACACCCG TGCAATTTGTGGACAACAACAACCCGGGCGGTG TGAACTTTGTCAACAACCCATATGACAACAACCCCGGTCAAG taaactttGTGAACAGCGACCCGAATAACCCAAGCGGCG tgAACTTTGTCAACAACAACCCGAGTAATCCGAGCGGTG tgAACTTTGTCAACAACAACCCCAGTAATCCGTCTGGCG tgAACTTTGTGAACAACAACCCCAACGACCCGTCTGCTG ttgTGATCACCAACC ccGACCCATTCTTCGGCCAGCCCTCATACCCTC aacGCCCTGGTGAGTGTCTTCAGCAGACTATTTAA
- the LOC118265676 gene encoding uncharacterized protein DDB_G0287625 isoform X43, with product MRALLLFFVLAIFAMASAQRGKGNNPGQVHFVDNANPGQGRLWGNNRPTPVQFVDNNNPGGVNFVNNPYDNNPGQVNFVNSDPNNPSGVNFVNNDPSNPSGVNFVNNNPSNPSGVNFVNNNPNDPSAVVITNPDPFFGQPSYPQRPGECLQQTI from the exons CTTTTCTTCGTGTTGGCGATCTTTGCCATGGCTTCGGCTCAGAGAG gCAAGGGCAACAACCCTGGGCAAG TTCACTTCGTGGACAATGCAAACCCTGGCCAAG GCAGGTTATGGGGTAATAACAGACCGACACCCG TGCAATTTGTGGACAACAACAACCCGGGCGGTG TGAACTTTGTCAACAACCCATATGACAACAACCCCGGTCAAG taaactttGTGAACAGCGACCCGAATAACCCAAGCGGCG tgAACTTTGTCAACAACGACCCTAGTAATCCAAGCGGCG tgAACTTTGTCAACAACAACCCGAGTAATCCGAGCGGTG tgAACTTTGTGAACAACAACCCCAACGACCCGTCTGCTG ttgTGATCACCAACC ccGACCCATTCTTCGGCCAGCCCTCATACCCTC aacGCCCTGGTGAGTGTCTTCAGCAGACTATTTAA
- the LOC118265676 gene encoding sporozoite surface protein 2 isoform X39, which translates to MRALLLFFVLAIFAMASAQRGKGNNPGQVHFVDNANPGQGRLWGNNRPTPVQFVDNNNPGGVNFVNNPYDNNPGQVNFVNSDPNNPSGVNFVNNDPSNPSGVNFVNNNPSNPSGVNFVNNNPSNPSGVVITNPDPFFGQPSYPQRPGECLQQTI; encoded by the exons CTTTTCTTCGTGTTGGCGATCTTTGCCATGGCTTCGGCTCAGAGAG gCAAGGGCAACAACCCTGGGCAAG TTCACTTCGTGGACAATGCAAACCCTGGCCAAG GCAGGTTATGGGGTAATAACAGACCGACACCCG TGCAATTTGTGGACAACAACAACCCGGGCGGTG TGAACTTTGTCAACAACCCATATGACAACAACCCCGGTCAAG taaactttGTGAACAGCGACCCGAATAACCCAAGCGGCG tgAACTTTGTCAACAACGACCCTAGTAATCCAAGCGGCG tgAACTTTGTCAACAACAACCCGAGTAATCCGAGCGGTG tgAACTTTGTCAACAACAACCCCAGTAATCCGTCTGGCG ttgTGATCACCAACC ccGACCCATTCTTCGGCCAGCCCTCATACCCTC aacGCCCTGGTGAGTGTCTTCAGCAGACTATTTAA
- the LOC118265676 gene encoding variant surface antigen E isoform X25, with protein MRALLLFFVLAIFAMASAQRGKGNNPGQVHFVDNANPGQGRLWGNNRPTPVQFVDNNNPGGVNFVNNPYDNNPGQVNFVNSDPNNPSGVNFVNNDPSNPSGVNFVNNDPSNPSGVNFVNNNPSNPSGVNFVNNNPNDPSAVVITNPDPFFGQPSYPQRPGECLQQTI; from the exons CTTTTCTTCGTGTTGGCGATCTTTGCCATGGCTTCGGCTCAGAGAG gCAAGGGCAACAACCCTGGGCAAG TTCACTTCGTGGACAATGCAAACCCTGGCCAAG GCAGGTTATGGGGTAATAACAGACCGACACCCG TGCAATTTGTGGACAACAACAACCCGGGCGGTG TGAACTTTGTCAACAACCCATATGACAACAACCCCGGTCAAG taaactttGTGAACAGCGACCCGAATAACCCAAGCGGCG taAACTTTGTCAACAACGACCCTAGTAATCCATCTGGCG tgAACTTTGTCAACAACGACCCTAGTAATCCAAGCGGCG tgAACTTTGTCAACAACAACCCGAGTAATCCGAGCGGTG tgAACTTTGTGAACAACAACCCCAACGACCCGTCTGCTG ttgTGATCACCAACC ccGACCCATTCTTCGGCCAGCCCTCATACCCTC aacGCCCTGGTGAGTGTCTTCAGCAGACTATTTAA
- the LOC118265676 gene encoding variant surface antigen E isoform X13 has translation MRALLLFFVLAIFAMASAQRGKGNNPGQVHFVDNANPGQGRLWGNNRPTPVQFVDNNNPGGVNFVNNPYDNNPGQVNFVNSDPNNPSGVNFVNNDPSNPSGVNFVNTNPSNPSGVNFVNNNPSNPSGVNFVNNNPNDPSAVNFVDGNPDQVVITNPDPFFGQPSYPQRPGECLQQTI, from the exons CTTTTCTTCGTGTTGGCGATCTTTGCCATGGCTTCGGCTCAGAGAG gCAAGGGCAACAACCCTGGGCAAG TTCACTTCGTGGACAATGCAAACCCTGGCCAAG GCAGGTTATGGGGTAATAACAGACCGACACCCG TGCAATTTGTGGACAACAACAACCCGGGCGGTG TGAACTTTGTCAACAACCCATATGACAACAACCCCGGTCAAG taaactttGTGAACAGCGACCCGAATAACCCAAGCGGCG taAACTTTGTCAACAACGACCCTAGTAATCCATCTGGCG ttaatttcgtcAACACCAACCCTAGTAATCCGTCTGGCG tgAACTTTGTCAACAACAACCCGAGTAATCCGAGCGGTG tgAACTTTGTGAACAACAACCCCAACGACCCGTCTGCTG TGAATTTCGTAGATGGCAACCCTGACCAAG ttgTGATCACCAACC ccGACCCATTCTTCGGCCAGCCCTCATACCCTC aacGCCCTGGTGAGTGTCTTCAGCAGACTATTTAA